In the genome of Triticum urartu cultivar G1812 chromosome 5, Tu2.1, whole genome shotgun sequence, one region contains:
- the LOC125511138 gene encoding protein trichome birefringence-like 33 yields the protein MMKPQHGAAGGGHGRRTPFLTSYALTLAFITFVSVLYFKDFSSTLHQPFLHHPPPRHRPRPRPHVPMGGGKAGPVVAEKKVSGSRSAAAVSLPFAVGRAAAGCDVARGEWVYDEVARPLYQEEECPYIQPQLTCKAHGRPDTAYRHWRWQPRGCSLPSFNATLMLEMLRGKRMLFVGDSLNRGQYVSLVCLLHRAIPESSKSMETFDSLTVFRAKDYNATIEFYWAPFLAESNSDDAVVHRVTDRIVRGTAIEKHAKFWKGADVVVFNTYLWWMTGQKMKILQNSFEDKNKDIKEMETEDAYGMVLNAVAKWVENNMDPKSSRAFFVTMSPTHTQSKDWGDKSDGNCYNQTTPIKDLSYWGPGTSKGLMRVIGEVFSASKVPVGVVNITQLSEYRKDAHTQIYKKQWNPLTPEQIANPKSYADCTHWCLPGLQDTWNELLYAKLFFP from the exons ATGATGAAGCCGCAGCACGGCGCGGCCGGCGGCGGGCACGGGCGGCGCACCCCGTTCCTGACCTCCTACGCGCTCACGCTCGCCTTCATCACCTTCGTCTCCGTGCTCTACTTCAAGGACTTCTCCTCCACGCTCCACCAGCCCTTCCTCCACCAcccgccgccccgccaccgccccAGGCCCCGTCCCCACGTCCCCATGGGCGGCGGCAAGGCTGGGCCGGTGGTGGCAGAGAAGAAGGTCTCGGGCTCCcgctcggcggcggcggtgtcGCTGCCGTTCGCGGTCGGGCGTGCTGCGGCCGGGTGCGACGTGGCCCGCGGCGAGTGGGTGTACGACGAGGTGGCGCGGCCGCTGTACCAGGAGGAGGAGTGCCCCTACATCCAGCCGCAGCTGACCTGCAAGGCGCACGGCCGCCCCGACACCGCCTACCGCCACTGGCGGTGGCAGCCCCGCGGCTGCTCGCTCCCAAG CTTCAATGCGACTCTTATGCTGGAGATGCTGCGGGGCAAGCGCATGCTCTTTGTTGGGGATTCTCTCAACCGCGGACAGTACGTCTCGTTGGTCTGCCTCCTGCATCGGGCCATTCCTGAGAGCTCCAAGTCCATGGAAACATTTGACTCACTCACGGTTTTCAGAGCAAAG GACTACAATGCCACGATTGAGTTCTATTGGGCCCCCTTTCTAGCTGAATCAAATTCCGACGATGCTGTTGTTCACCGTGTCACTGATAGAATAGTAAGGGGCACAGCCATTGAAAAGCACGCCAAGTTTTGGAAAGGAGCTGATGTTGTGGTATTCAATACCTACCTTTGGTGGATGACTGGACAAAAGATGAAAATTCT GCAAAATTCCTTCGAAGATAAGAACAAGGACATCAAAGAAATGGAAACAGAGGATGCCTATGGCATGGTACTGAATGCCGTGGCGAAATGGGTCGAGAACAACATGGACCCCAAAAGTTCAAGAGCGTTTTTTGTCACTATGTCACCTACTCATACTCA GAGCAAAGATTGGGGCGACAAGTCTGATGGAAACTGCTACAACCAAACTACCCCAATCAAAGATTTGTCTTACTGGGGACCAGGCACCAGCAAGGGCCTGATGCGGGTTATCGGCGAAGTGTTCAGTGCTTCTAAGGTCCCCGTTGGGGTCGTCAACATCACCCAGCTCTCTGAGTACCGCAAAGACGCGCACACCCAGATATACAAGAAGCAGTGGAACCCGCTGACCCCGGAGCAGATCGCCAACCCTAAGAGCTACGCCGACTGCACGCATTGGTGCCTCCCGGGACTCCAGGACACCTGGAACGAGCTGCTCTACGCGAAGCTCTTCTTCCCTTGA
- the LOC125511137 gene encoding protein trichome birefringence-like 33 gives MAKLLAVLALVAAAAPFLGVAGQEGEGGSELLPFAVGAAPEGCDVGQGEWVYDEAAAPAYEEAACPYIPAELTCQAHGRPDKSYQHWRWQPRGCSLPSFNATVMLEMLRGKRMLFVGDALNRAQYVSLLCLLHRAMPEGSSSFETVDALSIFRAKAYDATIEFYWAPLLAESNADDGVEHQLNDRVIRGAPMDRHSRFWKGADVLVFNSYLWWMTGDKIQILRGADNDMSKDIVEMGAEEAYRLVLHQVVRWLDGNVDPKKSRVFFVTASPTHASGQLWGDEAEGSNCHGQTKPIADASYWGSTSKAMLRVTGEVLGASARVPVGVVNVTQMSEYRRDAHTQVYREQWAPPTKEQLADPKSYADCTHWCLPGVPDAWNELLYWKLFFPASDQAL, from the exons ATGGCCAAGCTCCTCGCCGTCCTGGCCCTCGTGGCCGCCGCCGCGCCGTTCCTCGGCGTCGCTGGCCAG GAGGGTGAGGGCGGGTCGGAGCTGCTGCCGTTCGCGGTGGGCGCGGCGCCGGAGGGGTGCGACGTCGGGCAGGGCGAGTGGGTGTACGAcgaggcggcggcgccggcgtACGAGGAGGCGGCGTGCCCCTACATCCCGGCCGAGCTGACCTGCCAGGCGCACGGCCGCCCCGACAAGTCGTACCAGCACTGGCGGTGGCAGCCCCGCGGCTGCTCGCTCCCCAG CTTCAACGCGACGGTGATGCTGGAGATGCTGCGCGGGAAGCGGATGCTGTTCGTGGGCGACGCGCTGAACCGGGCGCAGTACGTGTCGCTGctctgcctcctccaccgcgCCATGCCCGAGGGCTCAAGCTCCTTCGAGACCGTCGACGCCCTCAGCATCTTCAGGGCCAAGGCCTACGACGCCACCATCGAGTTCTACTGGGCGCCGCTCCTCGCCGAgtccaacgccgacgacggcgtcGAGCACCAGCTCAACGACCGCGTCATCCGCGGCGCCCCCATGGACCGCCACTCCCGCTTCTGGAAGGGCGCCGACGTCCTCGTCTTCAACTCCTACCTCTGGTGGATGACCGGAGACAAGATCCAGATTCT GAGGGGCGCCGACAACGACATGAGCAAGGACATCGTGGAGATGGGGGCGGAGGAGGCCTACAGGCTGGTGCTGCACCAGGTGGTGCGCTGGCTGGACGGCAACGTGGACCCCAAGAAGTCCCGGGTCTTCTTCGTCACGGCGTCGCCCACGCACGCCAGCGGCCAGCTCTGGGGCGACGAGGCGGAGGGCAGCAACTGCCACGGCCAGACCAAGCCCATCGCCGACGCGTCCTACTGGGGCAGCACGAGCAAGGCGATGCTGCGGGTGACCGGCGAGGTGCTGGGCGCGTCCGCGAGGGTGCCGGTGGGCGTGGTGAACGTCACGCAGATGTCCGAGTACCGCCGGGACGCGCACACGCAGGTGTACCGGGAGCAGTGGGCGCCGCCGACCAAGGAGCAGCTCGCCGACCCCAAGAGCTACGCCGACTGCACCCACTGGTGCCTCCCCGGCGTGCCCGACGCCTGGAACGAGCTGCTCTACTGGAAGCTCTTCTTCCCCGCCAGCGACCAGGCGCTCTGA